CTTATGACGTAAAAAAACAACACATTGAGAGTGAAAACAGGTCATACCTGATATGCATGAGATTCATTATTGATGAAATGATGCACAAATGACGTCATATACGCTGTATTTAGAAAAAATTCAGCCGTTTAAACATAAATCAAGTTAGAAGATCTTTCCTGATGATTGATCAATAAACATCTTAGATTTTGTGATCATCAGTTCACATGCATCACCTTGCGATGACACAACATCAGAACGGATAAAACGGTGAGATTGGATTTCGCCATCCACTTCTTTTGTAATTGTCCCTGCAATTCGGAACTGACCACCTTCTGAAATAGGATCGGGGTAAATCAAAAATCCATTATATTCCACTGGTTCTATTTCTTTTTTTGCGTCTGGCTTGCTACCGCCAAACAGTTTTGAAAAAAATCCCAAACTTATTCCCTCTTTGTCCAATTTGATAAATTCATATACTCAAGTGACTTCATTTATACCGACGTCTTACGAAGGTGCAAGTTTGGTAACCTTCTCACCCGTTACTCATTAAAGAATAAAACCAAACTTCCACCTTTTAATGCGCTGCCATAGTTCATATTAATTCCGATACCGACGTTATCGACATAGTCTCTCAAAATAGGCGGCGTTAGCAGCAAGCCGATAGAGAGTTCATAATAATTATCAGTACCAAGCGAGTTAACTGGATCCCCACTTAAATCAATACGTTTAAAACTGGTATAGGCTGATGGAATATAGCCAGACCAATTTACAAGATTGTAGTTAGCTTTTAATCCGTTAACCATATACCAACCTTTGGGATTA
The Vibrio gangliei genome window above contains:
- a CDS encoding HlyU family transcriptional regulator; its protein translation is MGFFSKLFGGSKPDAKKEIEPVEYNGFLIYPDPISEGGQFRIAGTITKEVDGEIQSHRFIRSDVVSSQGDACELMITKSKMFIDQSSGKIF